The Planctellipticum variicoloris DNA window TCCCCTCGCAGCACAGCCCGCAGCCGTCGCAACTCGCCGGCTGCAGCACGTCGAGCACCGTTCTCACCGCAGGTCCTTCAACGAAAACGGCCCCGGCTTCACCAGGAAGCGGGGCCGCAAAACTGGTCCGCAGAACTATTCCTTCTTCTCTTCTTTTTTCTCTTCTGGCTTCTTCTCGTCGGGCTTCTTCTCTTCAGCCTTCTTTTCCTCAGGCTTCTTCTCGGCCTCTTTCTTCTCTTCCGGTTTCTTTTCTTCGGCCTTTTTCTCTTCCGGCTTCGGCTCGGCCGGCTTCGCCAGCTCCAACGCCCGGACGATCTGCAGGCCCGGCGTCGCCGCCTTGAGCGCCGCCACGCCCGCATCCGTCACCGGCGTCTGCCACAGATACAGATGCCGCAGCTTCTTCAGTTCTTTCAGGTTCTCCAGCCCGGCGTCCGTGACCGCCGTCCCGTACAGATTCAGGTATTCGAGGTTTTCCAGCCCCTTCAGATTCGCCAGGCCCGCGTCGGTCACCTTGGTCTTCTCCAGGTGCAAGCGGACCAGCCCCTTGGAGTCCTTCAGGAACACCAGCCCGGCGTCCGTCACTTCCGTCCCCCGCAGATTGAGCTGCGCCAGTTGCGGCAGCCCCTTCAGCGGCTCCAGTTGCGCATCGCCGATTTTCTGATCGGACAGGTGGAAGGCGACATCCAGCCGAGGATCGTTCTGCGCCAGTTCGAGCACCTGACCGCCCGACTTCTTAATCGTCGCGATCGCCTGCTGCTGAGCCTCGGTCAGCGCCGGCTTCTCCGCTCCCGCTTTCTCTTCGGCTGCAGCGGAGCTCAGCCCCGCCAGCACCATCAGTCCACAAATCGCGATTGACCAGGATTTCATCGGAAGGAGCTCCTTGCTGCCGAGACGCCATTCAACGTGAGTTCGTGCGAACCCATGTGCCCATCAACGGCAGTTTATCAGATTCTCCCCCGCTGCGAATCCCTCTCCGCAAACTGAAGGCCTCCAGCCGGTTAGGCACAAACGGTTCGTCTGGCACATGGCCATCACGACAGACGCGATTGGCGGCGATCAAGTCGCGAGGTTCAGATCCTGTCGCCGCTCCCCCCGCAAACCGGGGCAACGACGACGCGGACGGCCCCCTGCGGGGATACAATTCGAATCAGCCCCTCGCGTCAACCACTCAAGACCGCGCCAGCCCGTACCCAACCCAATGTGGTCCAACTCGACGTCACGGACCATGACCGTCGTGGTTGACGACGGACTCTCACATGGCAGTCGCCTCGGCGCATTGTCACACTGCCTCTCCACGGGTGTCCAAGATTCCGGACGCCATCTCCCGACCGAGAACGGCGGTATTCGAGGAACGAGGAGCCAGCCATGTTCAATCCCTTTGCAGAGATCGCGGACGATTCGGACGACGTCGAGCTGGTTGAGCAGGCCCGGGCCGGCAGCCGCGACGCCCTGGAGAAACTGATCCTGCGTCATCAGGCCTGGATCTACAACATCGCCGTCCGCATGGTCTTCCAGCCGCAGGATGCCGAAGAGGTGACTCAGGAAGTCCTCATCAAGGCCGTCACCCGCCTCAGCACGTTTCAAGGAAACAGCCAGTTCCGCACCTGGCTCTATCGCATCACGGCCAATCACGTCCTGAACATGAAACGCCGCGGCGGCGAGGTCCGACCGCAGACTTTTTCCTCCTACGCCGCCGCGATCAACGACACGCCCGACCTGGATCTGCCCGATCCCAGGAGCGTGCCCGTGGATGTCCCGCTGCTCGTTGAAGAAGCCAAGATCGCCTGCACGACCGGCATGCTGCTGTGCCTCGATCGTGAGCAGAGACTCATCTTCACGCTGGGCGAAATTCTCGGAGTCAGCGACACAGTGGGCAGTGAAATTCTCGAAATCTCCGCCGACAACTTCCGGCAGCGTCTGACCCGCGCCCGGCGTGATCTCTATCGCTTCATGCACAACCAATGCGGCCTGGTCAACACGAGCAACCCCTGCCGCTGTCCCAGGAAAACGAAGGGCTTCATTCAGGATGGTCACGTCGATCCCGACCATCTTCTCTTCGCCTCGCAGCACCTCCTGCGAATTCAGGAAGCGGCGGCGGACACGATTCGCGAAATCGAAGACCTGCTGGATCGGCAACACGCGGCCATCTTTCGCGATCATCCGTTTCTTCAGCCCGCGAATCATGCTCTCTGGCTCAGACGCATTCTGGATCGACCGGAAATCCGCGCGGCCCTGCAGCTCACTTGAAAAATCTCCGCAATCCATCGTCACAGTCGATCGCCCGCGGTGTCTATGAAGTCGTACAGACGACTTCATCCTTCCGCAACGAGATCGAAACGTGTCCAAACTCAACAGCAGAATCGCCCTGGTGACCGGTGCTTCAAAAGGGATCGGCGCGGGAATCGCCACGGGCCTGGCCGCCGCCGGCGCCTCGGTGGTCGTAAACTACGCCGCCGATCGGGCCGGTGCGGACGCCGTGGTCGAGGCGATTGCCGCCGCCGGAGGACAGGCCCTGGCCGTCCAGGGAAACGTCTCCATTCCAGCCGACGTGGCACGCCTCCTGGACGAAACGCGAACCGCCTTCGGCCCGCTCGACATTCTCGTCAACAACGCCGGCGTCTACCTGCCGATGGAGCTGGAATCGGTCACCGAGCAGGAATTTCACCGCGAATTCAACACCAATGTCCTCGGCCCGCTGCTGATGATCCAAGAGTCCCTCAAACACTTCGGCCCGAACGGCGGAAGCGTCATCAACATCGGTTCCGCCGCCTCGCAGACCTGTCCGCCCAACTACTCGATCTACGCCGCCAGCAAGAGCGCCCTGGACGCCGTCACGCGGGTGCTCGCCAGAGAACTGGCCCCGCGCGGCATCCGGGTGAACTCAATCAATCCCGGCGCCACGCTCAGCGAGGGCACTCAGTCGGCCGGTTTATATGGTGTCGGAAGCGAGTTCGAGAAGCACTTGATCTCCGTCACGCCGCTCGGCCGCATCGGGACGCCTTCGGACATCGCGCCGATCGCAGTCTTCCTCGCCTCCGACGACTCCGCCTGGCTGACCGGAGAAGTCATCCTTGCGTCCGGCGGTCTGCGATAAAGTTTCACCCCATTCTTTGAAACGGAAAACTTCCAGGAGCCATCAATGCCTGCTTACATCGTGTTTCTACGCGAAAAGACGCTCGACCGGTCCGAGCTGGAGGCCTATTGGTCCGAAGTTCCCCCGACGCTGGACGGACGCCCGATCAAGGTGCTCGCCGCATACGGACAGCATGTGACCCTCGAAGGGCCGGAGGTCGAGGGGGTCGTCGTCGCCGAGTTCCCGTCCATCGAGGAGGCGCGCGACTGGTACGACAGCCCGGCCTATCGCGCGGCCGCCGAGCATCGGTTCCGGGGCGCGGTCTACCGCGGCGTGATCGTCGAGGGCGTGTGACCGCCATCGTCCCGGCGGACTTCACCCCTCGTCAACGTCCTTCCGGCCAGCCCTCGGCAGGTCTCAATGAGTCCAGCCCGGCGTCGCCCCCGGCCAGCGCACGCGCTCGGCGTCGCTCAAGACGCCCCGGAAGGTGAGCTCGACGATAGCGCGGTATTGCTGGCAGAGCGGAACCGATCGGCCCGAAAAGTAGTTCGTAAACATCGTCCCGTAGAGCAGGTTTCCGACCGTGTCCACCAGATCGTCGAC harbors:
- a CDS encoding RNA polymerase sigma factor — its product is MFNPFAEIADDSDDVELVEQARAGSRDALEKLILRHQAWIYNIAVRMVFQPQDAEEVTQEVLIKAVTRLSTFQGNSQFRTWLYRITANHVLNMKRRGGEVRPQTFSSYAAAINDTPDLDLPDPRSVPVDVPLLVEEAKIACTTGMLLCLDREQRLIFTLGEILGVSDTVGSEILEISADNFRQRLTRARRDLYRFMHNQCGLVNTSNPCRCPRKTKGFIQDGHVDPDHLLFASQHLLRIQEAAADTIREIEDLLDRQHAAIFRDHPFLQPANHALWLRRILDRPEIRAALQLT
- a CDS encoding SDR family NAD(P)-dependent oxidoreductase, encoding MSKLNSRIALVTGASKGIGAGIATGLAAAGASVVVNYAADRAGADAVVEAIAAAGGQALAVQGNVSIPADVARLLDETRTAFGPLDILVNNAGVYLPMELESVTEQEFHREFNTNVLGPLLMIQESLKHFGPNGGSVINIGSAASQTCPPNYSIYAASKSALDAVTRVLARELAPRGIRVNSINPGATLSEGTQSAGLYGVGSEFEKHLISVTPLGRIGTPSDIAPIAVFLASDDSAWLTGEVILASGGLR
- a CDS encoding DUF1330 domain-containing protein; its protein translation is MPAYIVFLREKTLDRSELEAYWSEVPPTLDGRPIKVLAAYGQHVTLEGPEVEGVVVAEFPSIEEARDWYDSPAYRAAAEHRFRGAVYRGVIVEGV